TCTGCTTAAAGTTTACAATTAGAGTTCAGTAAAATTTTCAAAacatttcaacaaaatatttgtctcattctAAATTTGACAAAAATATGCTTGTTTCACGGGTAGAATTTTGCCTTAATCATTGCCAATCCTATCCCACCATCAGGGgtagactgggctggggggcagagggacATCTGCGCCCCGGGCcggtcacagggccacctgcagtttttcccctttaaaataggctgctgagacgtgtcttgctcccccgggctgaaatttgccagccctcccctgctcaccATGCTACACATGGTTCCAAAATCAAGCATCTGGAaatcccctctagaaatcctgcatttgcccttgTAAGTGGAGTGCATGCCCCCAATATAATATAGTCTGTTTTATAGCTTTATTTACAGTAAAGGCTTACTGTTAAAGATTGAAATTATGACAGAAATCAACCTTGAAGCTGGAAGTTCAGCTTGTACGGAGTGATATACTGTGCAGAAGAGTTATAAATCAATATCCACAATATAGGGACAAAGTTTAAATTTAATAGGATGAGTCATATTGGAGGAGGAGAATACATTAATTAACACCTTGATCTCAAAATAGACTTTAGCCAGCCACATCACATGGAGATCAGTTTCTAGATAATAAGGAAATATAAATtgaacagagacacacagacttaCATCTCAGGTTGAATATTCTGTGCTTCCTAGATCCCACCTCCAGCTATCACCATGACATTCAACGGAACCTGGAAAGCTGACAGAAGTGAAAACTATGAGAAATTTATGGAAGTTATGGGTAAGTGTCTTGCATTGACTCACCTTATTTATGAAGTATGTATCCTATTGTTTGGCAAatacacattataaataaaacttttgagacaaaaaaaatgcagtcaAACCAAACATATTGGTAACTAAACTTAATGTGAAACTGCTGCATACACATAGGTGCAAACTGATCCAGTACATATATGGCATCAATCCAAAGGAATAATCTAATATTATCTCTCATCATTCCTTTTGCTAAAGAATTCAACATATTGCTCTAGTTTACTTTCCTAACAGACTGCACATCTTACGGTCTCTTGTAGGAGTGAATGTAATGAAAAGGAAACTGGCTGCACACGACAACCTGAAGATCATAATCCAGCAGGATGGAGACAAGTTTAATGTGAAGGAATCCAGCACATTCAGGAGCATTGAAATCAATTTTACCCTTGGTGTCACCTTTGAGTATTCTCTTGCAGATGGAACTGAACTTGTTGTAAGTTTTACTTAAACAGGACAAGTAGGAATAGATGGTCTGAATGTATTACAAATACTGTAAATGTTGCTAATTTGTAGGAAACCGTCTTTGCCTGAAGAGCTCACACTCTGTATATTAAATGGGGGCAATTTTGTAACAGTGAATCTGTTAATACTTTAGGTATTAGACCAGCACATAGAATATACACATGAAGCGAACGTGTTTTGCAATACACTCCTAATATAGTATAATTGGCT
The Mixophyes fleayi isolate aMixFle1 chromosome 1, aMixFle1.hap1, whole genome shotgun sequence DNA segment above includes these coding regions:
- the FABP2 gene encoding fatty acid-binding protein, intestinal; this translates as MTFNGTWKADRSENYEKFMEVMGVNVMKRKLAAHDNLKIIIQQDGDKFNVKESSTFRSIEINFTLGVTFEYSLADGTELVGAWTSEGDKLVGTFKRKDNGKELKTNRVLIGDELVQTYIYEGTEAKRIFKRG